Proteins encoded together in one Ferroglobus placidus DSM 10642 window:
- a CDS encoding 50S ribosomal protein L1, with translation MLVEKEKLAEAIKEAIEKAKPRKFVETVEMAVNLRGVDMRKPENRIDAVVYLPHGLGKPRKVGVFGRGEVAVKAKEAGADVVLSPEDIDELAKNKREAKKLANRIDFFIAEAPLMPEIGKKLGPILGPRGKIPQPIPPAADPTPMINRLRKSVRIRTRDRVTFHAPIGSRNMEPEKIAENALEILKVVENKYENASQVVKSVYVKTTMGPAVRVI, from the coding sequence ATGTTAGTTGAGAAGGAGAAGCTCGCTGAAGCGATAAAAGAGGCAATAGAAAAAGCAAAACCGAGAAAGTTCGTAGAGACGGTAGAGATGGCTGTAAACTTGAGAGGAGTGGATATGAGAAAGCCTGAAAACAGAATAGACGCCGTCGTTTACTTACCTCACGGTCTCGGAAAGCCGAGAAAAGTTGGAGTGTTCGGGAGAGGAGAGGTAGCTGTGAAAGCCAAGGAAGCTGGAGCAGACGTCGTGCTCTCTCCGGAAGACATAGACGAACTTGCGAAGAATAAGAGGGAAGCGAAGAAGTTAGCTAACAGAATAGACTTCTTTATAGCTGAAGCACCTCTAATGCCGGAAATCGGTAAGAAGCTTGGACCGATTCTCGGTCCGAGGGGTAAGATTCCTCAACCGATTCCTCCCGCTGCAGATCCGACGCCGATGATAAACAGGTTGAGAAAATCCGTTAGGATAAGGACGAGAGACAGAGTTACTTTTCACGCTCCTATCGGATCGAGAAATATGGAGCCTGAAAAAATAGCTGAAAACGCTCTCGAAATTCTTAAGGTTGTTGAGAACAAGTACGAAAACGCGAGCCAGGTTGTTAAGTCCGTATACGTTAAAACTACAATGGGTCCTGCCGTTAGGGTGATCTGA
- a CDS encoding METTL5 family protein, translating to MKKKDLEIFLQSLKGFKNPKIFLEQYVTPPALVAEIVLFAKMQNDLDLVFDLGCGTGIISIASALLGAFSIGVDVDREALSVARENSKTCGVPVDFVLCDVENFNAKKKGTVIMNPPFGIQRRHADRKFLMKAFEIAEVIYTIHSAGSEEFVKKKAEENGFKVTHVWKYSIPLKRTYAFHEKPYKYIPVEVFRIERC from the coding sequence ATGAAGAAAAAAGACCTTGAAATTTTTTTACAATCCCTTAAAGGTTTTAAAAATCCCAAAATTTTTCTTGAGCAATACGTAACTCCTCCAGCCCTCGTTGCGGAAATCGTTCTTTTCGCAAAAATGCAAAACGACCTCGATCTCGTTTTCGATCTCGGATGCGGAACGGGAATTATCTCAATAGCTTCCGCGTTACTCGGAGCTTTTTCCATCGGCGTGGATGTTGACAGGGAAGCTTTAAGCGTTGCAAGGGAGAATTCGAAGACGTGCGGAGTTCCGGTGGATTTCGTTTTATGCGATGTGGAAAATTTCAACGCGAAGAAGAAAGGAACCGTGATAATGAACCCTCCCTTCGGAATTCAGAGAAGACATGCAGATAGAAAATTCCTCATGAAAGCTTTCGAAATAGCGGAAGTTATTTACACGATACACTCAGCCGGGAGTGAAGAGTTCGTGAAGAAGAAAGCTGAAGAAAACGGGTTTAAAGTTACCCACGTGTGGAAGTATTCGATACCGCTGAAAAGAACCTACGCTTTCCACGAAAAACCATATAAATACATACCTGTAGAAGTTTTTAGAATTGAGAGGTGTTAA
- a CDS encoding DUF655 domain-containing protein, translating to MVRGKDRKEERYEDYAYVLDFLPYGHPDDKRPIHKREPLAQVVGEKYFTLLEVSIKKGQNPLIMDRVYIGKGERDVVDRIKRRLRYEDLTPTAKAELPYVIEKIVKDQEERFVKFFNEASPITTKLHQLELLPGIGKKTMWAILEERKKEPFKSFEDIAKRVKGLSHPEKCIVNRIIHELQNPREKYKLFTA from the coding sequence ATGGTTAGAGGTAAGGATAGGAAGGAAGAGAGGTACGAGGATTACGCTTACGTTCTCGATTTCCTTCCTTACGGTCACCCCGATGATAAAAGACCGATTCACAAAAGGGAGCCTTTAGCTCAGGTTGTTGGTGAAAAGTACTTCACTCTTCTTGAGGTCAGCATAAAAAAGGGGCAAAACCCTCTGATAATGGATAGAGTCTACATAGGGAAAGGGGAGAGAGATGTTGTTGACAGGATAAAGAGAAGGCTGAGGTACGAAGATCTAACTCCTACGGCAAAAGCTGAGTTGCCTTACGTGATTGAAAAAATAGTCAAGGATCAGGAGGAGCGCTTCGTGAAGTTCTTCAACGAAGCTTCACCGATAACGACGAAACTCCACCAACTCGAACTACTTCCGGGAATTGGGAAGAAAACTATGTGGGCTATACTGGAGGAGAGAAAGAAAGAGCCGTTTAAAAGTTTTGAGGACATAGCGAAGAGGGTGAAGGGTTTGTCTCATCCCGAGAAGTGCATAGTCAATAGAATCATCCACGAACTTCAGAATCCGAGAGAAAAATATAAGCTGTTTACCGCATGA
- a CDS encoding RNA polymerase Rpb4, producing the protein MPFKEVLDFDYITISEAREILEKIVEKRREKAEILYETRKTLKYLRTFSKLPADKAKELVEELLKLPQLYGKKELAVKIADIMPRIPDEVRIIYAKERYTLTEEQIREILEVVNKYRI; encoded by the coding sequence ATGCCGTTTAAAGAGGTTTTGGATTTTGACTATATAACCATCTCTGAGGCGAGAGAAATTCTTGAGAAGATAGTCGAAAAGAGGAGGGAGAAGGCTGAGATTCTTTACGAAACGAGGAAGACCCTTAAATACCTTAGAACTTTTTCGAAGCTTCCAGCTGATAAAGCAAAAGAGCTCGTGGAAGAGTTGTTAAAGCTTCCTCAGCTTTACGGGAAAAAGGAGCTGGCTGTGAAAATAGCGGATATAATGCCGAGAATTCCCGATGAGGTTAGAATAATCTACGCCAAGGAAAGATATACGCTGACCGAAGAGCAGATACGAGAGATTCTCGAAGTCGTTAACAAATACCGAATTTAA
- a CDS encoding 50S ribosomal protein L10 produces the protein MAAVTGQVPQWKRQAVEEIKNLLKSYPVVAIVGFRGVPSPQFQKIRRDFREFARIRVVKNSLLERALDELGGDYVKLKDFIEDQTAIVVSEMNPFKLYKKLEETKVPSPLKPNQVSPVDVVVEAGPTKFPPGPILGELQAGGIPAAIERGKVVVKNTVTVVRAGEVVRPEVARALQLLDVKPIKIGLETRAIMEKGIIFTPEDLAIDEAKVFEEFVDAARRALNLAVNAAYVTEETAEILLAKAFIDAKNLAINALIFEKDVMPEILAKAYSEMLALASLLPEDALDEELKKLLEGRKVEVKEEVKEEKKEEEEKEEEEEEKAEEEALEGLGALFG, from the coding sequence ATGGCAGCCGTAACAGGACAAGTTCCCCAGTGGAAAAGACAGGCTGTTGAGGAAATCAAAAATCTCCTTAAAAGTTATCCAGTCGTGGCTATAGTCGGATTTAGGGGAGTTCCTTCACCCCAGTTTCAAAAAATAAGAAGGGACTTCAGAGAATTTGCAAGAATAAGAGTGGTGAAGAACAGCCTCTTGGAGAGAGCCCTCGACGAACTTGGTGGAGACTACGTAAAACTGAAGGACTTCATAGAAGACCAGACAGCAATAGTAGTAAGCGAAATGAACCCCTTCAAACTCTACAAAAAGCTCGAAGAGACGAAGGTTCCTTCTCCGCTGAAACCGAATCAGGTTTCTCCAGTAGATGTCGTAGTTGAAGCAGGTCCGACGAAATTCCCTCCCGGTCCGATACTCGGTGAACTTCAAGCTGGAGGAATTCCAGCGGCGATAGAAAGAGGCAAAGTTGTTGTCAAGAATACCGTTACCGTTGTCAGAGCTGGAGAAGTCGTTAGACCAGAAGTTGCGAGAGCCTTGCAGCTTCTCGACGTTAAACCGATAAAGATAGGTTTGGAAACGAGAGCAATAATGGAGAAGGGAATAATCTTTACTCCAGAAGATTTAGCAATAGACGAAGCGAAAGTCTTCGAAGAATTCGTTGATGCTGCAAGAAGAGCACTGAACTTGGCTGTTAACGCCGCATACGTGACTGAAGAGACGGCTGAGATTTTACTGGCGAAGGCTTTCATCGACGCGAAGAACCTTGCCATCAACGCTCTGATATTCGAGAAGGACGTGATGCCAGAAATACTTGCAAAAGCGTATTCAGAAATGCTCGCTCTTGCTTCTCTCCTGCCTGAAGATGCCCTCGACGAAGAGCTGAAGAAGCTTTTGGAAGGCAGAAAAGTTGAAGTTAAGGAAGAAGTGAAGGAAGAGAAGAAGGAGGAAGAGGAGAAGGAAGAGGAGGAAGAGGAAAAAGCTGAGGAGGAGGCTCTCGAAGGTTTAGGTGCTTTGTTTGGTTGA
- the rsmA gene encoding 16S rRNA (adenine(1518)-N(6)/adenine(1519)-N(6))-dimethyltransferase RsmA: MKLLKSRDQHILKDKRYLKKIVSVAEVRDDVVLEVGCGPGNLTSLLLKKAKKVYGIEKDRRFVELLKKKFSGYIEEGKLEIIEGDALKVEFPECDKFVSNIPFSISSPLTFKVLKHGFKLSVVTYQKEFAERLVAREGSKKYGRLSVIAKAYCKAEIVDIIPRYAFKPVPKVDAAIVKIVHEPEIKVENLEVFEDLVTFVFSRRRKKFSKILEEWCEKRKVRVSDMGYGDERPEKIPPEVFAEIADSL, from the coding sequence ATGAAGCTTTTAAAAAGTAGAGATCAGCACATACTCAAGGACAAGAGGTATTTGAAGAAGATCGTTAGCGTTGCCGAAGTAAGAGATGACGTGGTTTTAGAAGTCGGTTGCGGTCCGGGAAATCTTACGTCTCTTCTCTTAAAAAAAGCTAAGAAGGTTTACGGAATAGAGAAGGACAGGAGATTTGTTGAGCTTTTAAAAAAGAAGTTTAGCGGCTATATTGAAGAGGGGAAGCTTGAGATAATCGAAGGGGACGCTTTAAAGGTCGAATTTCCGGAATGCGACAAGTTCGTTTCGAATATACCTTTCTCGATATCTTCTCCATTGACCTTCAAAGTTCTCAAACACGGCTTTAAGCTCAGCGTCGTAACTTATCAGAAGGAATTTGCCGAAAGGCTCGTTGCTAGGGAGGGAAGTAAAAAGTACGGAAGGCTCAGCGTTATAGCAAAAGCTTACTGTAAAGCTGAGATAGTCGACATAATTCCGAGATACGCCTTTAAGCCGGTGCCGAAGGTTGACGCGGCGATAGTAAAAATCGTTCACGAGCCCGAGATTAAGGTTGAGAACCTTGAGGTTTTCGAGGATCTCGTTACCTTCGTTTTTTCGAGGAGGAGGAAGAAGTTCTCGAAGATTCTTGAGGAGTGGTGCGAGAAAAGAAAAGTTAGAGTTAGCGACATGGGGTACGGGGATGAAAGACCGGAAAAAATTCCGCCAGAAGTTTTTGCGGAGATTGCCGACAGTTTATGA
- a CDS encoding HemK2/MTQ2 family protein methyltransferase, whose protein sequence is MPTVYEVAEDSELLLEAAMEEVKEEDVVIEIGAGSGFVSEKLKGKCKFLLATDINPHAAKMCKEKGLEVVIADLFRGIKGKFTLILFNPPYLELEEEEKVGDWLEKAIDGGRGGIEVSVEFLKQAKEKLKENGRIILISSSHNFERLKEEIEKLGYKFEVVKKRKLFFEELYALKIQI, encoded by the coding sequence TTGCCGACAGTTTATGAAGTAGCTGAGGATTCGGAGCTTTTGCTTGAAGCTGCTATGGAAGAAGTTAAAGAGGAGGACGTTGTAATAGAAATAGGGGCCGGTAGCGGATTCGTTTCGGAAAAATTAAAGGGGAAGTGCAAGTTTCTCCTTGCTACCGACATAAACCCTCACGCTGCGAAGATGTGCAAGGAGAAGGGGCTTGAAGTCGTCATAGCCGACCTTTTCAGAGGAATAAAAGGGAAATTTACTCTCATTCTATTCAACCCCCCGTACTTGGAACTCGAAGAGGAGGAAAAAGTAGGAGATTGGCTGGAGAAAGCTATAGATGGTGGGAGAGGGGGAATAGAAGTCTCTGTAGAATTTCTTAAGCAAGCCAAGGAAAAGCTTAAAGAAAATGGGAGGATAATTCTGATCTCCTCTTCCCACAACTTCGAAAGGCTTAAGGAGGAAATTGAAAAACTCGGCTATAAATTCGAGGTTGTAAAGAAAAGAAAGCTGTTTTTTGAGGAGCTTTACGCTTTAAAAATTCAGATCTGA
- a CDS encoding aspartate/glutamate racemase family protein produces the protein MIGIVGGLSPEATAYYYRLFIEESRKRFPKYFYPEILIYSLNFKEFVEGSSEERKRLLVKALKKLDEAGVKVGGIASNTPHMFFDELKKAVSFELVSIVEAVAEKAGKGKFLLLGTKKTMESDFYQRAFEKYGGEIIVPEEEDREVVHRVIMEELVLGKFEKDKLLEVIKKYERFVDGVVLGCTELPLAISQKDLNVELFDSAKIHVEKMLEVYVDKFINRE, from the coding sequence ATGATTGGAATCGTAGGAGGATTGAGTCCGGAAGCGACAGCTTATTACTACCGACTCTTCATCGAGGAATCGAGGAAAAGATTTCCGAAATACTTCTACCCGGAGATTTTAATTTACAGCTTGAACTTCAAGGAGTTTGTAGAAGGAAGTAGCGAGGAGAGAAAGAGGTTGCTCGTTAAAGCTTTGAAAAAGCTTGACGAGGCTGGAGTGAAAGTGGGGGGAATAGCTTCGAACACACCTCACATGTTCTTCGATGAGCTAAAAAAGGCTGTTAGCTTTGAACTCGTTAGCATAGTGGAAGCTGTGGCTGAGAAAGCTGGAAAAGGAAAATTCCTTTTGCTCGGAACGAAAAAGACGATGGAAAGCGATTTCTATCAGAGAGCTTTCGAAAAGTACGGTGGAGAAATCATAGTTCCAGAAGAGGAGGATAGGGAAGTTGTTCACAGGGTGATAATGGAGGAACTCGTTCTCGGAAAATTTGAGAAGGACAAGCTCTTGGAGGTAATTAAGAAGTACGAAAGATTTGTAGACGGAGTCGTTCTCGGATGCACCGAGCTACCTTTAGCTATCTCTCAGAAAGATTTAAATGTAGAGTTATTTGATTCCGCAAAGATCCACGTGGAAAAGATGCTTGAGGTCTACGTAGATAAGTTTATCAACAGAGAATAA
- a CDS encoding RpoL/Rpb11 RNA polymerase subunit family protein, protein MEIKITEMSENFVKLVIKGEDHTYLNLLQHELLKDDDVILAKYHIPHPYVGEPELVVRTKSKNPIQAIKEANERIVKKIDEVLSQI, encoded by the coding sequence ATGGAGATAAAAATAACCGAAATGAGCGAAAATTTCGTTAAACTCGTGATCAAGGGGGAAGATCACACGTATTTGAATCTTCTCCAGCACGAGCTCCTTAAAGATGATGACGTAATCTTGGCGAAATACCACATACCCCACCCCTACGTTGGCGAGCCAGAGCTTGTCGTCAGAACTAAAAGCAAGAATCCTATTCAGGCGATAAAGGAGGCTAACGAAAGGATAGTAAAGAAAATAGACGAGGTTCTGTCTCAGATCTGA
- a CDS encoding D-aminoacyl-tRNA deacylase produces MKLVVFSKKDPASQNIKNFIFTEFSAEEKKVEDFTIYDFGEFLGVEIEERLIYADFLDEKLSKFLSFEEMIFASRHSSKDGRKILTAHFTGNLERADYGGKAYSLAKPSPDTLKNYVLNLELPEGFEFSLEATHHGPSEIKKKSLFVEIGSTEEEWKNEEAGEAVGRAIIEAVKSESKWKKAISVGGTHYAPRQTEIVLETTVTFGHIFAKYTFESLTPEFLVKAFELSEAEFIVIDEKSVNAKVKEKIFSAAQRIEAEVLKSKEVKRNFRLSK; encoded by the coding sequence ATGAAGCTCGTGGTGTTCAGCAAAAAAGATCCCGCAAGCCAGAACATAAAAAATTTCATATTCACGGAATTTTCCGCTGAGGAAAAGAAGGTGGAAGATTTCACAATTTACGATTTCGGCGAGTTCTTAGGGGTTGAGATCGAGGAAAGGCTAATCTACGCTGACTTCCTCGATGAGAAGCTTTCAAAATTCTTAAGCTTTGAGGAAATGATTTTCGCTTCGAGACACAGCAGCAAGGACGGGAGAAAAATACTCACCGCCCACTTCACTGGCAACCTTGAAAGAGCTGATTACGGGGGAAAAGCTTACAGCTTAGCAAAACCTTCCCCGGACACGCTGAAAAATTACGTCCTCAACTTAGAGCTGCCGGAGGGTTTTGAATTTTCTTTAGAAGCCACCCACCACGGACCTTCGGAAATTAAAAAGAAATCCCTCTTCGTTGAAATAGGATCGACCGAGGAGGAGTGGAAAAACGAGGAGGCTGGAGAAGCTGTCGGAAGGGCGATAATCGAGGCGGTAAAATCCGAAAGTAAGTGGAAGAAAGCGATAAGCGTTGGAGGAACGCACTACGCTCCGAGACAAACGGAAATAGTTCTCGAAACAACCGTGACTTTCGGACACATCTTCGCAAAATACACCTTCGAATCGCTAACGCCGGAATTTCTCGTCAAAGCTTTTGAGCTGAGCGAAGCTGAATTTATTGTTATAGACGAGAAGTCAGTGAATGCGAAAGTGAAGGAGAAAATCTTTTC
- a CDS encoding exosome complex RNA-binding protein Csl4, with protein MRAFPGDYLGCSEEFLAGEGVYEEDGKIYAAVAGKVVVKDRKISIKPEKEIPKIEKGDEVIGKVVDVKKKFALVELLKKVNMNRSPPYYDLALLPASEISEKFVEDVSEFLSHEDIILGRVIDENLRISIKGKNYGVISTKCSCGGELILEEDKLKCSKCGKTNRKKISSYYGGAFEWR; from the coding sequence ATGAGAGCATTTCCCGGAGATTATCTCGGATGTAGCGAGGAATTTTTAGCTGGAGAAGGAGTTTACGAAGAAGACGGAAAAATTTACGCAGCCGTAGCCGGAAAGGTTGTCGTAAAAGATAGAAAGATTTCGATAAAACCGGAAAAGGAGATTCCAAAAATAGAGAAGGGTGACGAAGTTATAGGGAAAGTTGTAGATGTGAAGAAAAAGTTCGCCCTCGTTGAGTTGTTAAAAAAGGTTAACATGAACAGGTCTCCTCCTTACTACGATTTGGCTTTGCTTCCAGCTTCGGAAATTTCGGAAAAATTTGTTGAAGACGTAAGCGAGTTTTTGAGCCACGAAGACATAATCCTCGGCAGAGTTATAGACGAAAATCTGCGAATTTCGATTAAAGGGAAAAATTACGGAGTTATAAGCACGAAGTGCTCCTGCGGCGGAGAGCTAATTCTTGAAGAGGATAAGCTTAAATGTAGTAAGTGCGGCAAAACAAACAGGAAGAAGATTTCAAGCTACTACGGAGGTGCGTTCGAATGGAGATAA
- the rpl12p gene encoding 50S ribosomal protein P1, with amino-acid sequence MEYVYAALLLHSAGKEINEENVKAVLEAAGIEVNEARVKALVTALEGINIDEAISKAAFVAAPAAAPAAPAEEAKEEEKKEEKKEEEEEVKEEEVLEGLGALFG; translated from the coding sequence ATGGAGTATGTGTATGCTGCTTTGCTGCTGCATTCAGCTGGAAAGGAGATAAACGAGGAGAACGTTAAGGCTGTACTCGAAGCTGCTGGAATAGAGGTGAACGAAGCGAGAGTCAAGGCTCTCGTGACCGCTTTGGAGGGCATAAACATAGACGAGGCTATAAGCAAAGCCGCTTTCGTAGCCGCTCCGGCAGCGGCTCCAGCTGCTCCAGCTGAGGAGGCTAAGGAAGAGGAGAAGAAGGAAGAGAAGAAAGAGGAAGAGGAAGAAGTGAAGGAGGAAGAGGTCCTCGAAGGACTCGGAGCACTCTTCGGATGA
- a CDS encoding 50S ribosomal protein L21e: MGWKSHGFRFKSGRKLRKKVREKGIKIRRALQTFEIGQIVHIDIDPAVHKGMPHPRFQGRTGRVVGVRGRAYLVEVTDGGKKKIVFARPEHLKPQGGSNAV; the protein is encoded by the coding sequence ATGGGCTGGAAATCTCACGGTTTCAGGTTCAAGTCCGGGAGAAAGCTCAGAAAAAAAGTGAGGGAAAAGGGAATTAAGATTAGAAGAGCTCTTCAGACGTTTGAAATCGGTCAGATAGTACACATAGACATAGATCCGGCTGTACACAAAGGAATGCCTCACCCGAGATTTCAGGGAAGGACTGGAAGGGTTGTTGGAGTAAGAGGAAGAGCTTATCTCGTAGAGGTAACCGACGGAGGTAAGAAAAAGATTGTTTTTGCCCGTCCTGAACATTTGAAGCCTCAGGGTGGATCAAATGCCGTTTAA
- a CDS encoding geranylgeranyl reductase family protein: MKIQIHGAGMAGSYLYFLLRDEFEVGIDDVRNKPDCRCAWGISYKEAKELYKKIGVNLDDYVLSKPKYAIANGIRLKNKYVVIFDRSKLLSDLWKEMEFKKVDADIEVDATGYKRAYLPKIENDRVYPTVQRIEVHEMEENIYTYSSQFGYAWAFPLGDDRWHIGAGEKSLERAKALIEKLRRAYGFEEKEASCSCTSGVRLLPPSKCRPFVKCTCIGVGEAIGCVSGFGEGNAPALKSAEILKDCLVEENFNDYERRILKEFKWIEVEHKFVDAVQQNKMIKALFYMLRVMSIERKRSLSYSPKDILSIIKLSFNPDAQSF; this comes from the coding sequence ATGAAGATTCAAATTCACGGTGCCGGAATGGCTGGCAGCTACTTGTACTTTCTTTTGAGAGACGAATTTGAAGTTGGGATAGATGACGTAAGAAACAAGCCGGATTGCAGATGCGCTTGGGGGATATCCTACAAAGAGGCGAAGGAGCTTTACAAAAAAATAGGCGTGAATTTAGACGACTACGTTTTATCAAAACCTAAATATGCGATAGCAAACGGAATCAGGCTGAAAAACAAGTACGTCGTGATTTTCGACAGATCCAAGCTGCTTTCAGACCTGTGGAAAGAGATGGAGTTCAAAAAAGTTGACGCCGATATAGAAGTTGACGCAACTGGCTATAAAAGAGCTTACCTTCCGAAGATAGAAAACGATAGAGTGTATCCGACAGTTCAGAGAATTGAAGTTCACGAGATGGAAGAGAACATCTACACCTACTCTTCACAGTTCGGCTACGCCTGGGCTTTTCCTCTCGGAGACGACAGGTGGCACATAGGTGCTGGGGAGAAAAGCTTGGAAAGGGCAAAAGCCTTAATAGAAAAGCTCAGAAGAGCTTACGGATTCGAGGAAAAGGAGGCTTCTTGCTCTTGCACCTCCGGAGTACGACTTCTTCCTCCATCCAAGTGCCGTCCCTTCGTTAAATGCACTTGCATCGGAGTTGGAGAAGCGATAGGATGCGTGAGCGGATTCGGAGAGGGTAACGCTCCAGCTTTAAAATCGGCGGAAATTTTGAAAGACTGTTTAGTGGAAGAGAACTTCAACGATTACGAGAGGAGAATCCTGAAGGAGTTTAAGTGGATAGAAGTGGAACACAAGTTCGTCGATGCAGTGCAGCAAAACAAGATGATCAAAGCCCTCTTTTACATGCTTAGAGTGATGTCTATCGAGAGGAAGAGAAGCCTCTCGTACTCGCCGAAAGATATTTTATCAATAATTAAGTTGAGCTTCAACCCGGATGCGCAAAGTTTTTAA